A genomic region of Fodinisporobacter ferrooxydans contains the following coding sequences:
- a CDS encoding PucR family transcriptional regulator, producing the protein MDNPADQIVQRQKSWSGIGEFQQLLSDMYGNDIAVPFDPSVLQMPEKGVSNREAALIRWMFEYLQQNSGSGELQVMPSLPESVRYVWQFAWQAECRKIAIEELESSKRTSFPMDSLLKQLPGTLFPCMCMFLDVTATNREEGQLQTKAGERNKRPLPEWLELIQEIAQGYDRSCMVVQVSTFIGGILLPVKDSGNPLQLIEVVHEECRSWVDALLAEMYMDVKIGVSSIVSSADCLVQGMQEAIAARQIGELQGGKNGVFSFGRLGFQRILYNLHETNRIRYRESMLSCETYEALGQDLRETALGFFRNHLNISETARVMYMHRNSLLYRLDKIRELTGYDIRKFEDAVALWTALVLWKLDGLV; encoded by the coding sequence ATGGACAATCCTGCAGATCAAATCGTGCAAAGACAGAAATCATGGAGTGGAATTGGAGAGTTTCAACAACTGCTGTCAGACATGTATGGAAATGACATTGCAGTTCCGTTCGATCCTTCCGTTCTTCAAATGCCTGAAAAAGGTGTATCCAATCGGGAAGCTGCTCTTATTCGCTGGATGTTCGAATATTTGCAGCAGAACAGTGGTTCCGGCGAATTGCAAGTGATGCCGTCGCTCCCGGAGAGTGTACGATACGTATGGCAGTTTGCCTGGCAGGCGGAGTGCAGGAAAATAGCGATAGAAGAACTGGAAAGTTCCAAGCGTACATCATTTCCCATGGATTCGTTGCTGAAACAATTGCCGGGAACCCTATTTCCATGTATGTGCATGTTCCTCGACGTTACAGCTACAAACCGGGAAGAAGGACAACTGCAGACAAAAGCAGGCGAACGTAATAAAAGACCCTTGCCCGAATGGCTGGAATTGATTCAGGAGATTGCGCAAGGATATGACAGGTCTTGCATGGTTGTTCAAGTCTCCACATTCATCGGCGGGATCCTCCTGCCGGTCAAAGACAGCGGGAACCCGTTGCAATTGATTGAAGTCGTGCATGAGGAATGCAGATCCTGGGTTGATGCACTTTTAGCGGAAATGTATATGGATGTAAAAATTGGCGTAAGCAGTATCGTGTCATCTGCGGACTGTCTTGTCCAAGGCATGCAGGAAGCTATTGCAGCGCGGCAGATTGGTGAATTGCAAGGAGGAAAAAACGGCGTCTTTTCTTTTGGGCGACTTGGATTCCAACGGATTTTGTACAATTTGCACGAAACGAATCGCATTCGTTATCGGGAGAGTATGCTGTCTTGCGAAACATACGAAGCGCTCGGACAGGATCTCAGAGAGACGGCGCTGGGATTTTTCCGAAACCATTTGAATATCAGCGAAACAGCAAGAGTCATGTATATGCACCGTAACAGTTTATTGTATCGGCTGGATAAAATTCGGGAACTGACAGGATACGATATTCGGAAATTTGAGGATGCAGTTGCACTTTGGACAGCTTTAGTGCTTTGGAAATTGGATGGCCTTGTTTAA
- the uvrA gene encoding excinuclease ABC subunit UvrA has translation MAQDYIVIKGARAHNLKNIDVKIPRDSFVVLTGLSGSGKSSLAFDTIYAEGQRRYVESLSAYARQFLGQMDKPDVDSIDGLSPAISIDQKTTSRNPRSTVGTVTEIYDYLRLLFARIGQPFCPKCDIPIASQTVEQMVDRVMEFPERTRLQVFAPVVKGRKGEHAKLLEDISKNGFVRVRIDGELHELSESVSLEKNKKHTIEVVVDRLVVKPDIQSRLADSIETALQLSGGTVIIGIVDGEELLFSQKLACPECGFSVEQLEPRMFSFNSPFGACEVCDGLGSNMEIDLDLIIPDPQKTIEDGAIEPWAGSTSNYYPQLLLAACKHFGIPVDAPVSTLTNEQRNILFFGSEGTKIKFQYDNDFGQSRVAELPFEGVVHNLQRRYRETASESIREFIMEYMSSKPCPACKGRRLKPQSLAVKVGDKSIAYVTSLSVNDAITFFESLELNDKQIAIARLILKEIHSRLMFLKNVGLDYLTLHRSAGTLSGGEAQRIRLATQIGSSLMGVLYILDEPSIGLHQRDNVRLIQTLEHMRDLGNTLIVVEHDEDTMLAADYILDIGPGAGAHGGRVVAEGTPKEIMKHPDSITGQYLSGRKSIPVPLERRQPGERWIKIVGAKENNLKNIQASFPLGLFTCVTGVSGSGKSTLINEILYKALAQHINKSKAKPGEFKRIEGLDWTDKVIDIDQSPIGRTPRSNAATYTGVFDDIRELFSTTNEAKMRGYKKGRFSFNVKGGRCEACKGDGIIKIEMHFLPDVYVPCEICKGKRYNRETLEVKYKGKNISEVLDMTVEDALEFFKHVPRIQRKIQTLFDVGLGYMKLGQPATTLSGGEAQRVKLAAELHRRSNGKTVYILDEPTTGLHIADIDRLLIVLQRLVEAGDTVIVIEHNLDVIKTADYVIDLGPEGGDKGGTIVAKGTPEEVANVKESHTGYFLKQILDRDLQRTREQDSATIVC, from the coding sequence ATGGCACAGGATTATATCGTAATCAAAGGTGCACGTGCACATAATTTGAAAAATATTGATGTCAAAATTCCACGGGACTCCTTTGTGGTCTTAACCGGATTGAGTGGCTCAGGCAAATCCTCTCTTGCATTTGACACGATTTATGCGGAAGGCCAACGACGTTATGTGGAATCACTGTCTGCTTATGCCCGTCAATTTTTGGGGCAAATGGATAAGCCGGATGTGGATTCAATCGACGGTTTATCGCCGGCCATTTCCATCGACCAGAAGACTACAAGCCGCAATCCCCGTTCGACTGTTGGTACGGTAACGGAAATTTATGACTATTTGCGGTTATTGTTTGCGCGGATTGGACAACCATTCTGCCCCAAATGTGACATCCCGATTGCTTCCCAGACAGTAGAACAAATGGTAGACCGCGTGATGGAGTTTCCGGAACGTACACGTTTGCAAGTTTTTGCGCCCGTTGTGAAAGGGAGGAAAGGCGAGCATGCGAAACTTTTGGAAGACATTTCGAAAAATGGCTTTGTGCGTGTGCGCATTGACGGAGAACTGCATGAATTAAGCGAATCGGTCAGCCTTGAAAAAAACAAAAAACATACCATTGAAGTTGTTGTCGATCGACTCGTTGTGAAACCGGACATTCAGTCCAGGCTCGCAGACTCGATCGAGACAGCATTGCAATTGTCAGGCGGTACGGTCATCATCGGGATTGTGGATGGCGAAGAATTGTTGTTCAGTCAAAAGTTGGCCTGTCCGGAGTGCGGATTCAGCGTGGAACAATTGGAGCCGCGCATGTTCTCTTTTAACAGTCCGTTCGGTGCTTGTGAAGTATGTGACGGGCTTGGCTCCAACATGGAAATCGATTTGGATTTGATTATTCCGGATCCGCAAAAGACGATTGAAGACGGAGCGATTGAGCCATGGGCCGGCAGTACGTCCAATTATTACCCGCAACTCTTGCTGGCTGCTTGCAAACATTTCGGCATTCCTGTCGATGCACCTGTATCCACACTGACGAATGAACAGCGAAACATTCTGTTTTTCGGTTCGGAAGGGACAAAAATCAAATTTCAGTATGATAATGACTTTGGCCAGTCTCGTGTGGCAGAACTCCCATTTGAAGGAGTTGTGCACAATTTGCAAAGACGGTACCGGGAAACGGCATCTGAATCCATCCGCGAGTTTATCATGGAATACATGAGCTCCAAACCTTGTCCGGCATGTAAAGGGAGACGTTTAAAACCCCAAAGTCTCGCCGTTAAGGTTGGCGATAAAAGCATTGCGTATGTTACTTCATTGTCTGTCAATGATGCCATTACATTTTTTGAGTCTCTGGAACTTAACGACAAGCAAATCGCAATTGCCCGACTGATTCTGAAAGAGATTCATTCCCGACTCATGTTTTTGAAAAATGTCGGTTTGGATTATTTGACGCTGCACCGCTCGGCAGGTACTTTATCCGGTGGAGAAGCGCAGCGGATTCGCTTGGCGACGCAGATCGGATCAAGCCTGATGGGGGTTTTGTACATTCTTGACGAGCCAAGCATCGGCTTGCATCAGCGGGACAATGTGCGGTTGATTCAAACGTTGGAGCATATGCGGGATTTGGGCAATACGTTAATTGTCGTGGAACACGATGAAGATACGATGTTGGCTGCCGATTATATTTTGGACATAGGACCTGGTGCGGGTGCCCATGGCGGCCGTGTGGTAGCAGAAGGAACGCCGAAAGAAATCATGAAACATCCGGATTCCATCACAGGCCAATATTTGAGTGGAAGAAAGTCCATTCCGGTACCCCTTGAAAGACGCCAACCGGGCGAGCGCTGGATCAAGATTGTGGGCGCAAAAGAAAACAATTTAAAAAATATTCAAGCGTCTTTTCCCCTTGGTTTGTTTACATGTGTGACTGGTGTATCCGGCTCCGGCAAGAGTACGTTAATCAACGAAATTCTCTACAAAGCATTGGCCCAGCATATCAACAAATCGAAGGCAAAACCGGGAGAGTTTAAACGCATCGAAGGGCTGGATTGGACGGATAAAGTGATCGACATCGATCAATCCCCGATCGGCAGAACGCCTCGTTCCAATGCTGCAACATATACCGGCGTGTTTGATGATATCCGGGAATTGTTCAGTACGACAAATGAAGCGAAAATGCGCGGCTATAAAAAAGGAAGATTTAGTTTTAATGTCAAAGGCGGAAGATGTGAAGCTTGTAAAGGTGACGGGATTATAAAAATTGAAATGCACTTTTTGCCGGATGTGTATGTTCCGTGTGAAATTTGCAAAGGGAAACGCTACAATCGGGAAACGCTGGAGGTCAAATACAAAGGCAAAAATATTTCGGAAGTTCTCGATATGACGGTAGAAGACGCACTGGAGTTTTTTAAGCATGTTCCGAGGATTCAAAGAAAAATCCAGACACTGTTTGATGTGGGTCTCGGTTATATGAAACTGGGACAGCCGGCAACCACGCTGTCGGGCGGCGAGGCGCAGCGTGTGAAGCTGGCGGCGGAACTCCACCGCAGAAGCAATGGGAAGACTGTGTATATTTTGGACGAACCGACAACAGGGCTGCATATTGCCGATATTGACCGTTTGTTAATTGTATTGCAGCGGCTGGTGGAAGCAGGGGATACGGTCATCGTTATTGAACATAATCTGGATGTCATCAAAACAGCCGATTATGTGATTGACCTTGGGCCGGAAGGCGGAGATAAAGGCGGTACAATTGTTGCGAAGGGGACGCCTGAAGAGGTAGCCAATGTAAAGGAATCTCATACAGGATATTTTCTCAAGCAAATCCTTGATCGGGATTTGCAACGAACACGGGAACAGGATTCCGCTACGATCGTCTGTTAA
- the uvrB gene encoding excinuclease ABC subunit UvrB: MAGETFQLVSDYAPQGDQPKAIEHLVAGIDDGKRQQILLGVTGSGKTFTMANIIAKVKKPTLIIAHNKTLAAQLCAEFKEFFPHNAVEYFVSYYDYYQPEAYIPHTDTYIEKDASINDEIDKLRHSATSALLERDDVIVVASVSCIYGLGNPVEYKKHVLSLRTGMERDRNEVLRKLVDMQYERNDINFTRGTFRVRGDVVEIVPSSRGEQAIRIEFFGDEIDRITEIDIVTGEVLGARQHVAIFPASHFVTSQDVMRQAIARIRSELEERLKILRDAGKLLEAQRLEQRTNYDIEMMLEIGFCSGIENYSRHLEGRGEGEPPHTLLDYFPDDYLLLIDESHVTIPQIGGMYGGDRTRKMTLIEHGFRLPSAADNRPLQFHEFEKRMGKTIYVSATPGPYELEHTEATVEQIIRPTGLLDPKITVRPIKGQIDDLVGEIHGTIKRDERVLVTTLTKKMAEDLTDYLKNIGIKVRYLHSDIKTLERMIILRDLRKGVFDVLIGINLLREGLDLPEVSLVAILDADKEGFLRAERSLIQTIGRAARNAEGRVVMYADVMTKSMNVAITETERRRSIQLAYNEQHGIIPKTIHKAVRDVIEATKVADEKAEYTAKKRSSDLSKAERERLIEKLQSEMKEAAKALQFERAAELRDIIFELSVS, translated from the coding sequence ATGGCGGGTGAAACATTTCAACTGGTATCTGATTATGCACCACAAGGAGATCAACCGAAAGCGATTGAACATTTGGTTGCCGGCATCGATGATGGAAAACGACAGCAAATTTTGCTGGGAGTAACCGGATCGGGCAAAACGTTTACGATGGCTAATATAATAGCCAAAGTGAAAAAGCCGACGTTGATTATTGCACATAACAAAACATTGGCTGCACAGTTATGTGCAGAATTCAAGGAGTTTTTCCCGCATAATGCTGTGGAGTATTTTGTAAGTTATTACGACTACTATCAACCGGAAGCATATATTCCACATACAGACACGTATATCGAGAAAGATGCGAGCATTAATGACGAAATCGATAAATTGCGGCACTCTGCAACAAGCGCCCTCCTGGAACGGGATGATGTCATTGTGGTTGCCAGTGTTTCTTGTATCTATGGTTTAGGAAATCCGGTGGAATACAAGAAGCATGTCCTTTCATTGCGCACGGGGATGGAACGGGATCGCAATGAAGTCCTGCGTAAATTAGTCGATATGCAATATGAGCGAAATGATATCAATTTTACAAGGGGAACTTTTCGGGTTCGCGGGGATGTTGTGGAAATTGTCCCGTCATCCAGAGGGGAGCAAGCGATCCGCATCGAGTTTTTTGGAGATGAAATCGATCGCATCACAGAAATTGATATTGTAACAGGTGAAGTTCTTGGTGCCCGTCAACACGTAGCAATATTTCCGGCTTCCCACTTTGTCACATCACAAGATGTGATGCGGCAGGCGATTGCCCGTATTCGAAGCGAGTTGGAAGAGCGGCTGAAAATATTGCGGGATGCCGGAAAATTGCTGGAAGCGCAGCGGCTGGAGCAGCGAACCAATTATGATATTGAAATGATGTTGGAAATTGGTTTTTGTTCGGGAATTGAGAACTACTCCAGACATTTGGAAGGGCGCGGGGAAGGAGAACCACCCCATACGTTACTGGATTATTTTCCTGATGATTACTTATTGTTGATTGATGAGTCCCATGTCACGATTCCGCAAATTGGCGGGATGTACGGAGGTGACCGTACGCGGAAAATGACATTGATTGAGCATGGATTTCGCCTTCCATCTGCTGCTGATAACCGACCGCTGCAATTTCATGAATTTGAAAAAAGGATGGGCAAAACAATTTATGTTTCAGCAACGCCTGGACCGTATGAACTTGAACACACGGAAGCAACCGTTGAACAAATTATTCGACCGACGGGTCTTTTGGATCCGAAAATTACTGTGCGCCCAATCAAAGGGCAAATTGATGATTTGGTCGGTGAAATACATGGGACAATCAAGCGGGACGAACGTGTTCTTGTGACGACATTGACAAAGAAAATGGCGGAAGATTTGACGGACTATCTGAAAAATATCGGGATTAAAGTTCGCTATTTGCACTCTGATATAAAAACATTGGAACGTATGATAATTTTACGGGATTTGCGTAAAGGAGTATTCGATGTATTAATCGGGATTAATTTGCTGCGGGAAGGGCTTGATTTGCCGGAAGTGTCTTTAGTAGCGATTCTCGATGCAGATAAGGAAGGATTTTTACGGGCAGAACGCTCATTGATTCAAACCATTGGACGCGCAGCCCGCAATGCTGAAGGTCGTGTAGTCATGTACGCGGATGTGATGACAAAATCCATGAATGTAGCAATTACGGAAACGGAACGCCGCCGAAGTATACAGTTGGCCTATAACGAACAACATGGAATTATACCGAAAACCATCCACAAGGCAGTGCGTGATGTGATTGAAGCGACGAAAGTGGCGGATGAGAAAGCGGAATATACCGCAAAGAAACGTTCGAGTGATTTGTCAAAAGCGGAGCGGGAACGTCTCATTGAAAAATTGCAATCGGAAATGAAAGAAGCGGCAAAAGCGCTGCAGTTTGAGCGTGCAGCAGAATTGCGGGATATTATTTTTGAATTATCCGTTTCGTGA
- a CDS encoding flagellar motor protein MotB codes for MSRRRRKREKPQNHERWLITYADLITLLMIFFVVMYAMSKIDMAKFMTLSESLNQALYASDKIQLHNLGTTALLAAQNAKEGNQHGNESDKTKVDSQSFQTGQQQKLEQLYQQLKEYITQNHLENKISIQDQMRGVQVTLKDVVLYDTGSATLKQDGIHVIQNILPFLKSVNNPIVVEGHTDNIPIHNSRYPSNWELSVARAVNVVHYLANAGIDPSRMSATGYGEWHPVVPNDNEADRQKNRRVNIVILRNYTQQEEAPYQTAPAPVSPILKQPAQSSSSISNP; via the coding sequence ATGTCGAGACGGCGTAGAAAGCGGGAAAAGCCGCAGAATCACGAGCGCTGGTTAATTACATATGCGGATTTAATCACGTTGCTGATGATATTTTTTGTCGTAATGTATGCGATGTCGAAAATTGACATGGCAAAATTTATGACTTTATCCGAATCCTTGAACCAAGCATTATATGCTTCCGATAAAATTCAATTGCACAATTTGGGAACGACTGCTTTGTTGGCTGCACAGAACGCGAAGGAAGGCAATCAGCATGGCAATGAAAGCGACAAGACAAAAGTTGACTCGCAATCGTTTCAAACCGGACAACAGCAAAAACTTGAACAACTCTACCAGCAATTAAAAGAGTATATAACGCAAAATCATTTGGAGAATAAAATTTCCATTCAGGACCAAATGCGCGGCGTCCAGGTTACGTTAAAAGATGTTGTTTTATATGATACGGGAAGCGCCACATTAAAACAGGATGGGATTCATGTGATACAAAATATATTGCCATTCTTGAAATCGGTCAATAACCCGATCGTCGTAGAAGGACATACAGATAACATCCCTATTCATAATTCCCGGTATCCATCGAACTGGGAATTGTCAGTCGCACGCGCTGTTAACGTGGTTCATTATTTGGCGAATGCGGGGATTGATCCGAGCCGCATGTCGGCAACCGGATATGGGGAATGGCATCCTGTTGTGCCGAATGATAATGAAGCGGATCGCCAAAAAAACAGGCGTGTCAATATCGTAATTCTCAGGAATTATACACAACAAGAAGAAGCGCCCTATCAAACAGCGCCGGCGCCAGTATCACCAATTCTGAAACAGCCTGCACAATCTTCTTCTTCAATTTCCAACCCTTAG
- a CDS encoding flagellar motor protein: MDLTSIGGIVLGLASLVVAFVLEGGQLGSLFQITAAIIVFGGTFGAVIVSFPMEQLKTVPSLLKIVFTSKPKEPLTMIDELIKLATIARREGILALEEQIEDAKDEFFKNGIRLVVDGVDPELVRSILETELTYIENRHEAGAGVLEAAGGYSPTLGIIGTVMGLVHVLGNLSDVTKLGPLIATAFIATLYGVSSANLLYLPMANKLKIRSKQEILTREIMIEGILSIQAGENPNILGQKLKAFLAPKEREAKVKVKAAAGEANVETA; this comes from the coding sequence GTGGATTTAACATCGATTGGCGGCATAGTATTAGGTTTGGCATCGTTGGTTGTGGCATTCGTTTTGGAAGGTGGACAACTTGGTTCGTTATTTCAAATCACGGCTGCGATAATCGTTTTTGGCGGTACATTTGGTGCGGTTATCGTTTCTTTTCCGATGGAACAATTGAAAACAGTACCTTCGTTGCTCAAAATCGTATTTACATCAAAGCCGAAAGAACCGTTGACAATGATTGATGAATTAATCAAGCTTGCAACAATTGCCCGCCGTGAAGGAATTTTGGCTTTGGAAGAGCAAATTGAAGATGCAAAAGATGAATTTTTCAAGAATGGTATTCGATTAGTGGTGGACGGAGTAGATCCTGAACTTGTCCGCAGTATTTTGGAGACCGAATTGACGTATATTGAAAACCGTCATGAAGCAGGTGCCGGAGTGTTGGAAGCGGCCGGCGGATATTCGCCGACGCTGGGAATTATCGGTACGGTTATGGGGCTTGTCCACGTATTGGGAAACCTCAGCGATGTAACGAAATTAGGTCCGTTAATTGCAACGGCTTTTATTGCGACATTGTATGGCGTATCGAGTGCCAATCTCCTCTATTTGCCAATGGCAAATAAGCTGAAAATACGATCCAAACAAGAAATTTTGACGCGTGAAATCATGATCGAGGGAATTCTCTCGATACAGGCTGGAGAAAACCCTAATATTCTGGGGCAAAAATTAAAGGCATTCTTGGCTCCAAAGGAGAGAGAAGCGAAGGTAAAGGTAAAGGCAGCAGCGGGTGAGGCAAATGTCGAGACGGCGTAG
- a CDS encoding PDZ domain-containing protein, giving the protein MEWLNDVLALFQGYLYLPMNPFFYLAIVALWIQYKRQMQIERDMFGLRIHSVADQMLRTILFGCMAGMIGTVFISVFSIAVSSTDLLLIWIVSVLLSLFHIRYLCFAYAGGLIGFLSICLKFIHPPAYLPAVGMDIWNALRDVSAADLLALVALLHILEALLVWLQGSEGALPVFVEGRRGKIVGGFVLQKFWLVPMVSFVGVMGQTHGLAGDAGAYHPFGIQLLSFPHVFTAYHIAPFPVMLGYSTWTLTKNTKQKVKQSAGLVAVYGICLLALVELGLKYPILLLLASICSIVVHEWIILFDNKQERMGAPIYIKPLKGLKLLAVLSGTPAEIMGLQAGDTIVRVNGIPVNTPYDFHFAISQNPAYVKLDVLDERGELRLAGKPLYAGDHHQLGVILVPDETALQYVVLYPANVWSVMKRLFHTKRADKRGQFDPSVSSQM; this is encoded by the coding sequence ATGGAATGGCTGAATGACGTACTCGCCTTATTTCAGGGCTATCTGTATCTTCCCATGAATCCCTTTTTCTATCTTGCAATCGTTGCATTATGGATACAGTACAAGCGCCAGATGCAAATCGAACGGGACATGTTCGGATTACGGATTCACTCTGTGGCGGATCAAATGCTTCGAACGATTCTGTTCGGCTGTATGGCCGGAATGATTGGGACAGTATTCATATCCGTATTCTCGATTGCTGTATCATCGACTGATCTGTTGCTGATATGGATTGTCTCGGTTTTGCTTTCGCTGTTTCATATCCGATACTTGTGTTTTGCATATGCAGGCGGCTTAATCGGTTTTTTGAGCATATGTTTAAAATTTATACATCCGCCCGCCTATTTGCCGGCAGTCGGCATGGATATCTGGAATGCCTTGCGGGACGTTTCGGCGGCAGATCTGCTGGCGCTTGTCGCTCTTCTTCATATATTGGAGGCGCTGCTTGTATGGCTGCAGGGATCTGAAGGCGCCTTGCCGGTTTTTGTCGAAGGCCGTCGGGGAAAGATCGTCGGCGGATTTGTGTTGCAAAAATTCTGGTTGGTACCTATGGTTTCCTTTGTAGGCGTTATGGGTCAAACGCACGGGTTGGCCGGGGATGCAGGCGCATACCATCCTTTCGGGATCCAACTGCTTTCGTTTCCGCATGTTTTCACAGCGTATCATATTGCGCCCTTTCCGGTGATGTTGGGATATTCAACTTGGACTTTGACCAAAAATACCAAGCAAAAAGTGAAGCAATCTGCCGGTTTGGTGGCCGTATACGGCATATGTTTGCTCGCGCTTGTGGAATTGGGCTTAAAATATCCGATCCTGTTGCTGCTTGCATCGATTTGCTCCATTGTTGTTCATGAATGGATCATCTTGTTTGATAATAAGCAGGAGCGGATGGGTGCGCCTATCTACATAAAGCCTTTGAAAGGATTAAAGCTGCTTGCCGTTTTGTCAGGGACTCCGGCGGAAATCATGGGATTGCAAGCGGGAGACACGATTGTCAGGGTAAATGGAATTCCGGTAAATACGCCTTACGATTTTCACTTTGCGATCAGTCAGAACCCGGCCTATGTCAAATTGGATGTTTTGGATGAACGGGGTGAATTGCGGTTGGCGGGGAAGCCGTTGTATGCGGGAGACCATCATCAACTTGGCGTCATTTTGGTTCCGGATGAAACCGCACTTCAGTATGTGGTATTGTACCCGGCAAATGTCTGGTCAGTGATGAAACGCCTTTTTCATACGAAGCGGGCCGATAAACGAGGGCAGTTCGATCCATCAGTCTCCAGCCAGATGTAA
- a CDS encoding S41 family peptidase, translating into MYIKKRTLAVTMIATIVLSSAATALAIKEFNVNQVPMPPANSQSEATEIQKFFQVYHMLRDRYVDKESPDTLLNGAINGMVQSLNDPFSTYMDPKAAAKFNDMIQSSFEGIGAVMESDNGKIVVASVFKDSPAEKAGLKAKDQILSVNGKSLQGIDVDKAAMMIRGPKGTKVTLDVERPSTSQKLQLSIVRAAIKEDTVFSKQLGNGMGYIQITQFSENTAKEFDTQLQSLEKQGIKGLVIDLRQDPGGLLDSVKTIADELIPKGKTILQVENRNGQKDVYKSDKGTVNLPIVGLVDGGSASAAEILSAALHESGGYPLVGEKTFGKGTVQTTQPYSDGSSVKYTIAKWLTPDGNWIHKKGIMPEYVVHLPSYFNLPVLTASDKLKYDMNNDQVKAAQQMLLAIGFDPGREDGYFSKQTEQAVSDFQKAKGLQADGIIQGQTINALMDALREKMKQDDTQLKMAEDVLQKEINSRK; encoded by the coding sequence ATGTATATAAAAAAACGAACGCTGGCAGTTACAATGATCGCCACCATTGTGTTGAGCAGCGCAGCAACTGCTTTGGCAATCAAAGAATTCAATGTAAACCAGGTTCCCATGCCACCGGCGAACAGTCAGAGTGAAGCGACGGAGATTCAGAAATTTTTTCAAGTCTACCACATGCTACGCGATCGTTATGTGGATAAAGAGAGCCCGGATACTCTGTTAAATGGCGCGATCAACGGAATGGTGCAATCGCTGAATGATCCGTTTTCTACCTATATGGACCCGAAGGCTGCAGCCAAGTTTAATGATATGATTCAATCTTCTTTTGAAGGCATTGGCGCAGTGATGGAATCGGACAACGGCAAAATTGTCGTGGCATCTGTCTTTAAGGATTCGCCTGCCGAGAAAGCGGGATTGAAAGCCAAAGATCAAATTTTAAGCGTCAATGGGAAATCCCTGCAGGGGATTGATGTAGACAAAGCTGCCATGATGATTCGCGGCCCCAAAGGCACAAAAGTAACGTTGGATGTAGAACGCCCTTCCACCAGTCAAAAGTTGCAACTTTCCATTGTGCGGGCTGCCATTAAAGAAGATACGGTATTTTCCAAACAGTTGGGGAATGGAATGGGTTATATTCAAATTACCCAATTTAGTGAAAATACCGCAAAGGAATTTGATACACAATTACAGTCGTTGGAAAAACAGGGAATCAAAGGTCTTGTCATTGATCTGCGCCAAGACCCAGGCGGCTTGCTGGACAGTGTGAAAACCATTGCAGATGAATTGATTCCAAAAGGCAAAACGATTTTGCAAGTAGAGAATCGAAATGGCCAAAAAGACGTCTATAAGTCGGATAAAGGCACTGTAAACCTGCCGATTGTCGGACTGGTCGATGGCGGGAGCGCCAGTGCCGCTGAGATTTTGAGCGCTGCACTGCACGAATCAGGCGGATACCCGCTCGTTGGAGAAAAAACATTTGGCAAGGGCACAGTACAAACCACACAACCTTACTCGGACGGCAGCAGTGTAAAATATACCATTGCCAAGTGGTTGACTCCCGATGGGAATTGGATACATAAAAAAGGAATCATGCCGGAGTATGTAGTCCATTTGCCGTCCTATTTTAACTTGCCTGTATTGACTGCATCAGACAAATTAAAGTATGACATGAACAACGATCAGGTAAAGGCTGCACAGCAAATGCTGTTAGCCATCGGTTTTGATCCCGGCCGGGAAGATGGATATTTTAGCAAACAGACGGAACAAGCGGTCAGCGATTTCCAGAAAGCCAAAGGGCTGCAAGCAGATGGAATCATTCAAGGGCAAACGATCAACGCACTAATGGATGCATTGCGGGAAAAAATGAAACAGGACGATACACAATTAAAAATGGCCGAAGATGTTTTGCAAAAAGAAATCAATAGCAGGAAGTAG